The Allochromatium tepidum genome has a window encoding:
- a CDS encoding glycosyltransferase: MDSSEHIKPLNGQRCEILIPVFNGYESVRRCLDSVLAHSPPDCAIRILDDASSDLRLLGWLDALESHEPRVSVTHADENLGFVGNVNRGLASATGDVILLNSDTVVTPGWVEKLLACAASDPRIALVCPLSNNATILSVPRANADDPIADGLGIERFGALVESVSARRYPRLPVAVGFCMLIRRPALQRLGLLHRAYHRGYGEECDYSLRAWEAGFEVVCCDDTFVYHEGEQSFGTVAGMEGVKRRNESVLLARWPFYHALVRRFCRLDPLRDVRERVLTGLARARGDHAPHILQLLHSYHTLGGTELHSRALVEGLSETYRTTVLFPDEIGSYQDYHCVVDHEWFRVLAYRRDLTEGRPRLFGQVAALRNAVVEASFARLVAGGQVALVHVQHLLHWGTLELPLIARRLGAVVVLSLHDYFLFCPVFDMLRPDGRPCGKARAEADDPECLYCLARQSSTDETADARRLYLRERHTKLLEVFAAADALVSPSHFVLERFRRAYGDALAARVRVVPHGLPALGRAPKPSRGPRFRLGVFANLSRRKGADRLLEMVELLKARRDLEILQFGSVDPAYQASLDAAGVRRQGVYRLQDLARLAAGVDLALVPSIYEETFCLTIAELQALGVPVLAFGVGAIPERIQDGVTGFLVAESSARALAERIERLIASPESLRQVRGATARASGQVDGEQCAGLRRTLCRLTGAARRSPACRSERDPGGIGIRPCGRGTGRDVGRAPGDARAELGAPANGLRHAGLSALAGVSGALCAALSWPGLGRTVRAPYGDSGVRARTRSHRRHAGVTPDRRQHQERTPVSGRQPVRSAVLDAGPSSIVPLEADRVRPVRRPSHQPSAGRVAGRLDRLDGRRRPAASVCARSPARSCRQVARVASDLYRRGSHRRGWAPLSPRLQARFRPRSAALPVLRR, encoded by the coding sequence TACTCGACGATGCCAGCAGCGATCTGCGTCTCCTGGGCTGGCTGGACGCACTGGAGTCGCATGAGCCGCGTGTCTCGGTCACGCACGCCGACGAGAATCTCGGCTTCGTCGGCAACGTGAACCGGGGACTGGCGTCGGCGACCGGCGATGTGATCCTGCTCAACTCGGACACGGTCGTCACCCCCGGCTGGGTCGAGAAACTGCTCGCCTGCGCGGCGAGCGACCCGCGCATCGCCCTGGTCTGTCCGCTCTCCAACAACGCTACCATCCTCTCGGTACCGCGCGCCAATGCGGACGATCCCATTGCGGATGGACTCGGGATCGAGCGTTTCGGTGCCCTGGTCGAATCCGTCTCGGCCCGCCGCTACCCGCGCCTGCCGGTCGCCGTCGGCTTCTGTATGTTGATCCGCCGGCCGGCACTCCAGCGTCTGGGACTCCTGCACCGCGCCTATCATCGCGGCTATGGCGAGGAGTGCGACTATTCGCTGCGTGCCTGGGAGGCCGGATTCGAGGTCGTCTGCTGCGACGACACCTTCGTCTATCACGAAGGCGAACAGAGTTTCGGCACGGTCGCGGGCATGGAAGGGGTCAAGCGCCGCAACGAGTCCGTCCTGCTGGCCCGCTGGCCCTTCTATCACGCGCTCGTCCGGCGTTTCTGCCGGCTCGATCCGTTGCGCGACGTCCGCGAGCGCGTCTTGACCGGGCTGGCACGCGCCCGTGGCGATCACGCGCCGCACATCCTGCAACTGCTGCACTCCTATCATACCCTGGGCGGCACCGAACTCCATTCGCGCGCCCTGGTGGAAGGACTCTCCGAAACCTACCGGACCACGGTGCTCTTTCCCGACGAGATCGGTTCCTATCAGGACTATCACTGCGTGGTCGACCACGAATGGTTTCGGGTGCTGGCCTATCGACGCGATCTGACCGAGGGACGACCCAGACTCTTCGGTCAGGTCGCCGCGTTACGCAACGCCGTGGTCGAGGCGAGTTTCGCGCGCCTGGTCGCGGGCGGGCAGGTCGCTCTGGTCCATGTCCAGCATCTGCTGCACTGGGGCACGCTGGAACTGCCGCTGATCGCGCGGCGGCTCGGGGCCGTGGTGGTGCTGTCGCTGCACGACTATTTCCTCTTCTGCCCCGTGTTCGACATGCTGCGACCCGATGGGCGTCCATGCGGCAAGGCCCGCGCCGAGGCCGATGATCCCGAGTGCCTGTACTGTCTGGCCCGGCAGTCGTCGACGGACGAGACGGCGGACGCGCGGCGCCTCTATCTGCGCGAGCGGCATACCAAATTGCTGGAAGTCTTTGCGGCGGCCGATGCGCTCGTCTCGCCTTCGCACTTCGTGCTGGAGCGCTTCCGCCGTGCCTATGGTGATGCGTTGGCCGCCAGGGTGCGGGTCGTTCCGCATGGGCTCCCCGCGCTTGGTCGGGCACCGAAACCCAGCCGTGGGCCGCGCTTCCGGCTCGGGGTCTTCGCCAATCTGTCGCGGCGCAAGGGGGCCGACCGGCTGTTGGAGATGGTCGAGTTACTGAAAGCGCGACGCGATCTCGAGATCCTGCAATTCGGCAGTGTCGATCCGGCCTATCAGGCGTCCCTGGACGCGGCCGGGGTGCGCCGCCAGGGTGTCTATCGCCTCCAGGATCTGGCGCGGCTGGCGGCCGGGGTCGATCTGGCGCTGGTGCCCTCGATCTACGAGGAGACCTTCTGTCTGACCATCGCCGAGTTGCAGGCGCTGGGCGTGCCCGTGCTGGCCTTCGGGGTGGGGGCGATCCCGGAGCGCATCCAGGATGGCGTGACCGGCTTTCTGGTCGCGGAATCCAGCGCGCGCGCCCTGGCCGAGCGTATCGAGCGGCTCATCGCCAGTCCCGAGTCGTTGCGCCAGGTGCGGGGGGCGACTGCGCGAGCATCCGGTCAAGTCGATGGCGAGCAATGTGCTGGACTACGCCGAACTCTATGCCGGCTTACTGGAGCTGCACGCCGGTCGCCCGCGTGCCGATCTGAACGAGATCCTGGCGGCATTGGAATCCGACCCTGTGGCCGGGGAACCGGTCGAGATGTCGGCCGCGCTCCTGGAGACGCTCGCGCCGAGCTGGGGGCGCCGGCAAACGGGCTACGGCACGCCGGATTATCGGCGCTGGCTGGAGTCTCAGGGGCGCTATGCGCCGCCCTGTCATGGCCGGGACTCGGACGCACCGTTCGCGCTCCTTATGGTGATTCTGGAGTTCGAGCGCGAACCCGGAGCCATCGCCGCCACGCTGGAGTCACTCCTGACCGGCGCCAACATCAGGAGCGGACTCCAGTGTCTGGTCGTCAGCCTGTTCGATCCGCCGTCCTTGACGCCGGACCAAGCTCAATCGTGCCTCTGGAGGCGGATCGAGTCCGGCCAGTCCGTCGCCCGTCTCATCAACCGTCGGCTGGCCGGGTGGCAGGGCGATTGGATCGGCTGGATGGGCGCCGGCGACCGGCTGCATCCGTCTGCGCTCGGTCTCCTGCGCGGTCATGCCGCCAAGTCGCCCGAGTGGCGTCTGATCTATACCGACGAGGATCGCATCGCCGAGGATGGGCGCCGCTATCACCCCGTCTTCAAGCCCGATTTCGACCTCGATCTGCTGCGCTGCCGGTTCTACGTCGGTGA
- a CDS encoding autotransporter outer membrane beta-barrel domain-containing protein, whose product MIKKRQAAAISAAILGLACYGESPESMAEDSLVDSVVDSVVPQTSPAPDEGSVSASGATLGQVSMSTGNTNTAGFANTIFTACSGGANVGTQFQDDCTLLVVGGTEDASGTARALTALTPDQILAPRTTSVQQVKAGIGVVSMRMESLRFAGQVPGFTPNALIASNTLFGATGGGAGGDLQLGRGGVFFNLKYLNAEQDRNRYTSGYDLDGVRFTLGADYRLQENLIVGVFGNYASGTTDYWLNKGDMDVSAWGLGVYGTRYWEGGAFVEGTLGYDVSDYDMTRRIDYGIKIDGVLTRVRQNATSTPESGTFYATLSGGYNIEAGAFTFTPALSLNYLRNSLDSYRERMSDPTAPGGSLAIAYDSQTYTSFNSRLGFMVARAFSSNVGVWVPQLSLDWVHEFSEDQDRIDARFISDLSATPLMISTTSPDRNYFDLGIGISGQFAQGRSAFLAINTLLGYEDVENYTISGGVRLEF is encoded by the coding sequence ATGATCAAGAAGCGTCAAGCCGCGGCGATCAGCGCCGCGATCCTGGGGCTGGCCTGTTATGGCGAGTCCCCTGAATCGATGGCCGAGGATTCACTGGTCGATTCCGTGGTCGACAGTGTCGTCCCCCAGACGAGTCCCGCGCCGGATGAGGGGAGCGTGTCGGCCAGCGGCGCGACCCTGGGACAGGTCTCGATGTCGACCGGAAACACCAATACGGCCGGGTTCGCCAATACCATCTTCACCGCCTGTAGCGGTGGGGCCAATGTCGGAACCCAGTTCCAGGACGACTGTACCCTGTTGGTGGTCGGCGGCACTGAGGATGCGTCCGGCACGGCCCGCGCTCTGACCGCCTTGACGCCCGATCAGATCCTGGCGCCGCGGACCACGTCCGTGCAACAGGTCAAGGCCGGGATCGGCGTGGTGTCCATGCGCATGGAGAGCCTGCGCTTCGCCGGCCAAGTGCCGGGCTTCACGCCGAACGCGCTGATCGCCTCCAACACGCTCTTCGGCGCCACGGGCGGCGGGGCCGGCGGCGACCTGCAACTCGGGCGCGGCGGCGTCTTCTTCAATCTGAAATATCTCAATGCCGAGCAGGATCGCAATCGATATACGTCGGGCTATGATCTCGATGGGGTGCGATTCACGCTTGGCGCGGACTATCGGCTCCAGGAGAACCTGATCGTTGGTGTGTTCGGCAACTATGCCTCGGGAACCACCGATTACTGGCTCAACAAGGGCGACATGGATGTGAGTGCCTGGGGATTGGGTGTCTATGGCACCCGGTATTGGGAGGGCGGCGCCTTCGTCGAGGGTACGCTCGGATACGATGTCAGTGACTATGACATGACCCGCCGAATCGACTACGGCATCAAGATCGACGGCGTCCTGACGCGCGTCCGGCAAAACGCGACCTCGACTCCGGAGTCCGGCACCTTCTATGCCACGCTCAGCGGCGGTTACAACATCGAGGCCGGCGCGTTCACCTTCACACCGGCCTTGAGCCTGAACTATCTGCGCAACAGCCTCGATTCCTATCGCGAGCGCATGTCGGATCCGACGGCCCCCGGCGGCAGTCTGGCCATCGCCTATGATTCGCAGACCTATACCTCGTTCAATTCACGCCTGGGCTTCATGGTGGCCAGGGCGTTCAGTTCGAACGTCGGCGTCTGGGTGCCGCAACTGAGTCTGGACTGGGTCCATGAGTTCTCGGAGGATCAGGATCGGATCGATGCCCGCTTCATCAGTGATCTGAGCGCCACGCCATTGATGATCTCGACGACCAGTCCCGACCGGAATTACTTCGATCTCGGAATCGGCATCTCCGGTCAGTTCGCTCAGGGGCGCTCGGCGTTTCTGGCGATCAACACGCTGCTGGGATACGAGGACGTGGAGAATTATACGATCTCCGGGGGCGTTCGGCTGGAGTTCTGA